The following proteins come from a genomic window of Mycobacterium sp. DL:
- a CDS encoding TetR/AcrR family transcriptional regulator has product MSAEPSPPEKSRSRGDRQRDAILAAVRDLLQERSFADLSVSTISERAGVARSGFYFYFDSKYAVLAVIVAEAMAELDKLTHDFAPREPDETPSDFAKRMVGYANIVFSSHDPIMGACNLARNTDAQIREIMDDFQDTVIDKIVGLVKQDSGARPISEDTTALVRTLTAVTSMTLAHDSAFVGRRQDPAGAIEIVERLWLTGLWGGTDTH; this is encoded by the coding sequence ATGAGCGCCGAACCTTCTCCGCCGGAGAAAAGCCGCAGCCGCGGCGACCGGCAACGCGACGCGATCCTGGCCGCGGTGCGCGACCTGCTGCAGGAGCGCTCGTTCGCCGACCTGTCGGTCAGCACCATCAGCGAGCGCGCCGGCGTCGCCCGATCCGGCTTCTACTTCTACTTCGACTCCAAGTACGCAGTCCTGGCGGTGATCGTCGCCGAAGCCATGGCCGAACTCGACAAGCTCACCCACGACTTCGCGCCGCGTGAGCCGGACGAGACGCCGTCGGACTTTGCGAAACGCATGGTCGGCTACGCCAACATCGTCTTCTCGTCCCACGACCCGATCATGGGGGCGTGCAACCTGGCCAGGAACACCGACGCCCAGATCCGCGAGATCATGGACGACTTCCAGGACACCGTGATCGACAAGATCGTCGGGCTGGTCAAGCAGGACTCGGGGGCACGACCGATATCGGAGGACACCACTGCGCTGGTGCGCACTCTGACCGCGGTGACCTCGATGACGCTCGCGCACGACAGCGCATTCGTGGGCCGGCGTCAGGATCCCGCCGGCGCGATCGAGATCGTCGAGCGGTTGTGGCTGACTGGTCTGTGGGGCGGCACCGACACGCACTGA
- a CDS encoding SDR family oxidoreductase, producing the protein MAQLGSNIGFKNGFRGKRCLLTGAASGIGRATALKLAADGAELFLTDRDADGLELTVADARALGGVVAEHRALDVSDHDAVAGFAADIHADHPPMDVVMNIAGISAWGTVDKLTHQDWKSLIDINLMGPIHVIEAFVPPMMAARRGGHLVNVSSAAGIVALPWHAAYSASKYGLRGLSEVLRFDLARHRIGVSVVVPGAVKTPLVDTVHIAGVDRDDPNVRKWTNRFAGHAVSPEFAAEKILRGITKNRYLIYTSQDIRALYLFKRTMWLPYSMSMKQVNVLFTRALRPKQKRR; encoded by the coding sequence ATGGCACAGCTCGGATCGAACATCGGTTTCAAGAACGGATTTCGCGGTAAGCGGTGCCTGCTCACCGGCGCCGCCAGCGGTATCGGCCGTGCCACCGCGCTGAAGCTGGCCGCCGATGGAGCCGAGCTGTTCCTGACCGATCGGGACGCCGACGGACTCGAGTTGACCGTCGCGGACGCCAGGGCGCTGGGCGGTGTGGTCGCCGAGCATCGAGCCCTCGACGTTTCCGATCACGATGCCGTTGCCGGATTCGCCGCCGACATCCATGCCGACCATCCGCCGATGGATGTGGTGATGAACATCGCCGGTATCTCGGCGTGGGGCACCGTGGACAAGCTCACCCATCAGGACTGGAAGTCGCTGATCGACATCAACCTGATGGGGCCCATCCACGTCATCGAAGCCTTCGTGCCGCCGATGATGGCGGCCCGGCGCGGCGGACACCTGGTCAACGTCTCGTCGGCGGCCGGGATCGTCGCGTTGCCCTGGCATGCGGCCTACAGCGCGAGCAAGTACGGACTGCGGGGTCTGTCCGAAGTGCTGCGCTTCGACCTGGCCCGGCACCGCATCGGGGTGTCGGTGGTGGTGCCCGGCGCGGTCAAGACGCCTCTGGTGGACACCGTCCACATCGCCGGCGTGGACCGCGACGATCCGAACGTGCGCAAGTGGACGAACCGGTTCGCCGGCCACGCGGTGTCCCCGGAGTTCGCCGCGGAGAAGATTCTTCGGGGCATCACGAAGAACCGGTACCTGATCTACACGTCGCAGGACATCCGTGCGCTGTATCTGTTCAAACGCACCATGTGGCTGCCCTACAGCATGTCGATGAAACAGGTGAACGTGCTGTTCACCCGCGCGTTGCGGCCAAAACAGAAGCGGCGCTGA
- a CDS encoding MarR family winged helix-turn-helix transcriptional regulator, which translates to MTDAGEYPLTPIQQRAWLNYMRVYHRLEYEMNHHLRTECGLSLYDYTVLNALSRAPDRRLQVTSLATVIGWERSRLSHHLMRMTRRGLVERTASETDGRGTVVILSTPGWDLLAAAAPIHAEWVRRTFFGDLDPGREDALADILAAVHEGLLREGTLPRPDV; encoded by the coding sequence ATGACCGATGCCGGCGAGTATCCGCTGACACCGATTCAGCAGCGCGCCTGGCTCAACTACATGCGCGTGTACCACCGGCTCGAGTACGAGATGAACCATCACCTGCGCACCGAATGTGGGCTCTCGCTCTACGACTACACGGTGCTCAACGCGCTGTCGCGAGCGCCCGATCGCCGCTTACAGGTGACATCGCTGGCGACGGTGATCGGGTGGGAGCGCAGCAGGCTGTCGCATCACCTGATGCGGATGACGCGCCGCGGCCTCGTCGAACGCACAGCGTCGGAGACCGACGGCCGCGGCACCGTCGTCATCCTCTCGACCCCAGGTTGGGACCTGCTCGCGGCGGCCGCCCCGATACACGCGGAGTGGGTGCGTCGCACGTTCTTCGGCGACCTTGATCCCGGCCGCGAGGATGCCCTCGCCGACATCCTCGCCGCGGTGCACGAGGGATTGCTGCGCGAGGGGACCCTGCCGCGTCCGGACGTCTAG
- a CDS encoding DUF4267 domain-containing protein, which translates to MSRVAERGARAARTGVLSLAAMRIAIGALAWARPEVAATLFGLTRPDAQSRYLWRLFGVRDMLIGLGT; encoded by the coding sequence GTGAGCCGGGTCGCCGAGCGTGGCGCCCGCGCCGCGCGCACGGGTGTGCTGTCGCTGGCGGCCATGCGCATCGCGATCGGCGCCCTGGCCTGGGCCAGGCCCGAGGTGGCGGCGACGCTGTTCGGCCTTACCCGCCCCGATGCGCAATCGCGTTATCTGTGGCGCCTGTTCGGCGTGCGCGACATGCTCATCGGACTCGGGACGTGA
- the nrdI gene encoding class Ib ribonucleoside-diphosphate reductase assembly flavoprotein NrdI: protein MSNLVYFSSVSENTHRFVEKLDTPAIRIPVHGRIEDPEVVREPYVLVLPTYGGGHANGPDPDAGGYVPKQVIAFLNNEHHRGLLRGVIAAGNSNFGAEFGYAGVVISRKCGVPYLYRFELMGTTDDVFAVRAGLTDFWKDQTCPQPSQLQNL from the coding sequence GTGAGTAATCTCGTCTACTTCTCCAGCGTGTCCGAGAACACCCACCGTTTTGTCGAGAAGTTGGACACCCCTGCCATCCGCATCCCGGTACACGGGCGCATCGAGGACCCCGAGGTCGTCCGAGAGCCCTACGTGCTGGTGCTGCCCACCTACGGCGGGGGGCATGCCAACGGCCCTGATCCCGACGCCGGGGGATACGTCCCCAAGCAGGTGATCGCATTTCTCAACAACGAGCACCACCGAGGGCTGCTGCGCGGCGTGATCGCCGCGGGCAACTCCAACTTCGGCGCAGAGTTCGGCTATGCGGGAGTCGTCATCTCCCGGAAGTGCGGCGTGCCGTATCTGTACCGCTTCGAATTGATGGGCACCACGGACGACGTCTTCGCCGTCCGCGCGGGCCTCACCGACTTCTGGAAGGACCAGACGTGCCCCCAACCGTCACAGCTGCAGAACCTGTAG
- a CDS encoding TetR/AcrR family transcriptional regulator: MTALPLTDAGPPERGDAARNRALLLDAARRLIDERGAEAVTTEDIAAAAGVGKGTLFRRFGSRAGLMVDLLDEDEKTQQQAFLFGPPPLGPGAPPLDRLLSYGRERLKFVVVHHALLSDVGRDRQMRYNAPMMLHHSHVRLLLESAGTTGDLDTQATALLALLDADYVHHELTDRGRTIHQLGDAWETVARKLCGS, encoded by the coding sequence ATGACGGCATTGCCGCTGACCGACGCCGGCCCCCCTGAACGGGGTGATGCCGCACGCAACCGTGCGCTGCTGCTCGACGCCGCACGACGGCTGATCGACGAACGCGGCGCCGAGGCCGTCACCACCGAGGACATCGCAGCAGCGGCGGGTGTGGGAAAGGGCACGCTGTTCCGCAGATTCGGCAGCCGCGCGGGCCTGATGGTCGATCTGCTCGACGAGGACGAGAAGACGCAGCAGCAGGCATTCCTGTTCGGGCCGCCCCCGCTCGGCCCCGGGGCGCCCCCGCTGGACCGGCTGCTCAGTTACGGCCGGGAGCGGCTGAAGTTCGTCGTCGTCCATCACGCGCTGCTCTCCGACGTCGGCCGTGATCGGCAGATGCGCTACAACGCACCGATGATGCTGCACCACAGCCACGTCCGGCTGCTGCTCGAGTCCGCGGGCACCACGGGCGATCTCGATACTCAGGCGACCGCACTGCTGGCTCTGCTGGATGCCGACTACGTGCACCACGAACTCACCGACCGCGGCCGCACGATCCACCAACTCGGCGATGCGTGGGAGACGGTGGCGCGCAAGCTCTGCGGATCATGA
- a CDS encoding cytochrome P450 — protein sequence MATISTPRYLRDQAKRRLTPSITNFPGLGAVERKLLRTDFPQKPMAMPPAGSDLKPVMGDAGLPIVGHMVEMFRGGPDYSLHVYRKHGPLFYVDSPALPSVAALGPDAAQAIYSNRNKDFSQQGWVPVIGPFFHRGLMLLDFEEHMFHRRIMQEAFVRTRLVGYTEQVDKVVSQVIAKDWVADDARFLMYPAMKELTLDIASMVFMGHEPGSDHELVTKVNNAFTTTTRAGNAIIRTPVPPFTWWRGMQARKLLENYFEARVKERRGKDGSDLLTVLCQTADEDGNKFSDQDIVNHMIFLMMAAHDTSTSTATTMIYQLARHPEWQERCREESDRLGDGPVDIESLEKLESLDLVMNESIRLVTPVQWAMRQTVRDTELLGYYLPKGTNVIAYPGMNHRLEELYPEPMKFDPMRFAEPRNEHKKHRYAFSPFGGGAHKCIGMTFGQLEVKTILHRLLRKYRLELPRPGYTTEWDYGGMPVPKDGMPIVLRPLR from the coding sequence ATGGCGACGATCAGCACCCCCAGGTACCTACGTGACCAGGCCAAACGGCGGCTCACCCCATCGATCACCAACTTCCCCGGCCTGGGCGCGGTAGAACGCAAGCTGCTGCGTACCGATTTCCCGCAGAAACCGATGGCGATGCCCCCGGCGGGCAGCGACCTCAAGCCCGTCATGGGGGATGCCGGGCTTCCGATCGTCGGCCACATGGTGGAGATGTTCCGTGGGGGGCCGGACTACTCGCTGCACGTCTACCGCAAGCACGGGCCGCTGTTCTACGTCGACTCCCCCGCGCTGCCGTCGGTTGCCGCGCTCGGACCCGACGCCGCCCAGGCCATCTACTCCAACCGAAACAAGGACTTCTCGCAGCAGGGCTGGGTGCCGGTCATCGGGCCGTTCTTCCACCGCGGACTGATGCTGCTGGACTTCGAGGAACACATGTTCCACCGCCGGATCATGCAGGAGGCGTTCGTCCGGACCAGGCTCGTCGGCTACACCGAGCAGGTCGACAAGGTGGTCTCCCAGGTCATCGCCAAGGACTGGGTGGCCGATGACGCGCGGTTCCTGATGTATCCGGCGATGAAGGAGTTGACCCTCGACATCGCGTCGATGGTGTTCATGGGCCACGAGCCCGGCTCCGACCACGAACTGGTCACGAAGGTGAACAACGCATTCACCACCACCACCCGTGCAGGCAACGCCATAATCCGCACTCCCGTCCCACCGTTCACCTGGTGGCGCGGCATGCAGGCCCGCAAGCTGCTGGAGAACTACTTCGAGGCCCGCGTCAAAGAGCGCCGGGGCAAGGACGGATCCGACCTGCTGACCGTGCTGTGTCAGACCGCGGACGAAGACGGCAACAAGTTCTCCGATCAGGACATCGTCAATCACATGATCTTCCTGATGATGGCCGCCCACGACACGTCGACCTCGACGGCCACCACGATGATCTACCAATTGGCCCGCCATCCCGAGTGGCAGGAGCGCTGCCGCGAAGAATCCGACCGCCTCGGCGACGGTCCGGTGGACATCGAGTCGCTGGAGAAGCTGGAATCCCTGGACCTGGTGATGAACGAGTCCATCCGGCTGGTGACTCCGGTGCAGTGGGCGATGCGCCAGACTGTGCGCGACACCGAGCTGCTGGGTTACTACCTACCCAAGGGCACCAACGTCATCGCCTACCCGGGAATGAACCACCGGCTCGAGGAGCTCTACCCCGAGCCGATGAAGTTCGACCCGATGCGCTTCGCCGAGCCGCGCAACGAGCACAAGAAGCACCGCTATGCCTTCAGCCCGTTCGGCGGCGGCGCGCACAAGTGCATCGGTATGACGTTCGGTCAGCTCGAGGTCAAGACGATCCTGCACCGGCTACTGCGCAAATACCGGCTCGAACTCCCGCGGCCCGGCTACACGACGGAATGGGATTACGGCGGCATGCCGGTACCCAAGGACGGCATGCCGATCGTGCTGCGCCCACTGCGGTGA
- the nrdE gene encoding class 1b ribonucleoside-diphosphate reductase subunit alpha, with translation MPPTVTAAEPVAAEVHALPGETDYHALNAMLNLYDADGKIQFDKDREAANQYFLQHVNQNTVFFHNQDEKLDYLVQKNYYEREVLDQYSRNFVKTLLDRAYAKKFRFPTFLGAFKYYTSYTLKTFDGKRYLERFEDRVVMVALTLAAGDTVLAEKLVDEIIDGRFQPATPTFLNSGKKQRGEPVSCFLLRIEDNMESIGRSINSALQLSKRGGGVALLLTNIREHGAPIKNIENQSSGVIPIMKLLEDSFSYANQLGARQGAGAVYLHAHHPDIYRFLDTKRENADEKIRIKTLSLGVVIPDITFELAKKNEDMYLFSPYDVERVYGVPFADVSVTEKYYEMVDDARIRKTKIKAREFFQTLAELQFESGYPYIMYEDTVNRANPIEGKITHSNLCSEILQVSTPSEFNDDLSYSKVGKDISCNLGSLNIAKAMDSPDFAQTIEVSIRALTAVSDQTHITSVPSIEQGNNQSHAIGLGQMNLHGYLARERIHYGSEEGVDFTNIYFYTVLYHALRASNRIAIERGTAFGGFERSKYKSGEFFDKYTDQVWEPATERVRELFADAGIRIPTQEDWVRLKESVQTHGIYNQNLQAVPPTGSISYINHSTSSIHPVASKIEIRKEGKIGRAYYPAPYLTNDNLEYYQDAYEIGYEKIIDTYAAATQHVDQGLSLTLFFKDTATTREVNKAQIYAWRKGIKTLYYIRLRQMALEGTEVEGCVSCML, from the coding sequence GTGCCCCCAACCGTCACAGCTGCAGAACCTGTAGCTGCCGAAGTTCACGCGCTGCCGGGCGAAACGGATTACCACGCGCTCAACGCGATGCTCAATCTGTACGACGCCGACGGCAAGATCCAGTTCGACAAGGATCGGGAAGCGGCGAACCAGTACTTCCTGCAGCACGTCAACCAGAACACGGTGTTCTTCCACAATCAGGACGAGAAACTCGACTACCTGGTTCAGAAGAACTACTACGAGCGCGAGGTGCTCGACCAGTACTCGCGCAACTTCGTCAAGACGCTGCTCGACCGCGCGTACGCCAAGAAGTTCCGGTTCCCGACGTTTCTGGGCGCGTTCAAGTACTACACCAGCTACACGCTGAAGACGTTCGACGGGAAGCGCTACCTCGAACGCTTCGAAGACCGCGTCGTCATGGTGGCGCTGACACTGGCCGCCGGTGACACGGTGCTCGCCGAGAAGCTGGTCGACGAGATCATCGACGGCCGCTTCCAGCCGGCCACCCCGACATTCCTGAACTCGGGCAAGAAGCAGCGTGGCGAGCCGGTGTCGTGCTTCCTTCTTCGCATCGAAGACAACATGGAGTCGATCGGGCGCTCCATCAACTCGGCGCTGCAGCTGTCCAAGCGCGGCGGCGGAGTCGCGCTGCTGCTGACCAACATTCGTGAGCACGGCGCGCCGATCAAGAACATCGAGAACCAGAGCTCGGGTGTCATCCCGATCATGAAGCTGCTCGAGGACTCGTTCTCCTATGCCAACCAGCTCGGGGCGCGTCAGGGCGCCGGTGCGGTGTACCTGCACGCGCACCACCCCGACATCTACCGCTTCCTCGACACCAAGCGGGAGAACGCCGACGAGAAGATCCGGATCAAGACGCTGAGCCTCGGCGTGGTGATCCCGGACATCACCTTCGAGCTGGCCAAGAAGAACGAGGACATGTACCTGTTCTCGCCGTACGACGTCGAGCGGGTCTACGGCGTGCCGTTCGCCGATGTCTCGGTCACCGAGAAGTACTACGAGATGGTCGACGACGCGCGAATCCGCAAGACGAAGATCAAGGCGCGGGAGTTCTTCCAGACCCTCGCCGAGCTGCAGTTCGAGTCGGGCTACCCGTACATCATGTACGAGGACACGGTGAACCGGGCCAACCCCATCGAAGGCAAGATCACCCACTCCAACCTGTGCTCGGAGATCCTGCAGGTGTCCACGCCGTCGGAGTTCAACGACGATCTGTCGTACTCCAAAGTGGGCAAGGACATCTCGTGCAACCTCGGCTCGCTCAACATCGCCAAGGCGATGGACTCGCCGGACTTCGCGCAGACCATCGAGGTGTCCATCCGGGCGCTGACCGCAGTGTCGGATCAGACCCACATCACCTCGGTGCCCTCGATCGAGCAGGGCAACAACCAATCCCACGCGATCGGCCTGGGGCAGATGAACCTGCACGGATACCTGGCTCGCGAGCGAATCCACTACGGCTCAGAAGAGGGCGTCGACTTCACCAACATCTACTTCTACACCGTGCTGTACCACGCGCTGCGGGCGAGCAACCGCATCGCGATCGAGCGCGGGACGGCGTTCGGCGGCTTCGAGCGCTCGAAGTACAAGTCGGGTGAGTTCTTCGACAAGTACACCGACCAGGTGTGGGAGCCGGCCACCGAGCGGGTGCGCGAACTGTTCGCCGACGCGGGCATTCGCATTCCGACGCAGGAGGATTGGGTTCGGCTCAAGGAGTCGGTCCAGACCCACGGCATCTACAACCAGAACCTGCAGGCCGTTCCGCCGACGGGGTCGATCAGCTACATCAACCACTCGACCAGTTCGATCCACCCGGTGGCCAGCAAGATCGAGATCCGCAAGGAAGGCAAGATCGGGCGCGCCTACTACCCGGCGCCGTACCTCACCAACGACAACCTGGAGTACTACCAGGATGCGTACGAGATCGGCTACGAGAAGATCATCGACACCTACGCCGCGGCCACCCAGCACGTGGACCAGGGGTTGAGCCTGACGCTGTTCTTCAAGGACACCGCCACCACCCGTGAGGTGAACAAGGCCCAGATCTACGCCTGGCGCAAGGGCATCAAGACGCTGTACTACATCCGCCTTCGTCAGATGGCTTTGGAGGGCACTGAGGTGGAGGGTTGCGTCAGCTGCATGTTGTGA
- the nrdH gene encoding glutaredoxin-like protein NrdH — MTVTVYTKPACVQCNATYKALDKQGVDYDVIDISVDNDARDYVMALGYLQAPVVVAGNDHWSGFRPDRIKSLAGVVAATA; from the coding sequence ATGACTGTCACCGTGTACACCAAGCCCGCCTGCGTCCAGTGCAATGCCACCTACAAGGCTCTCGACAAGCAGGGCGTCGACTACGACGTCATCGACATCTCCGTCGACAACGACGCCCGCGACTACGTGATGGCGCTCGGCTACCTGCAGGCTCCCGTCGTCGTGGCCGGCAACGACCACTGGTCGGGCTTCCGCCCCGATCGGATCAAGTCGCTCGCAGGCGTGGTGGCCGCAACGGCCTGA
- a CDS encoding AAA family ATPase, translating into MLQTVAIRGYRSLRELVLPLRRLTVVTGANGTGKSSLYRALRLLADCGRGEVIASFAREGGVESALWAGPENLAGARRTGAAQGGRRTRPVSIELGYAADDFGYLIDLGLPQARKTAFARDPEVKRELVFAGPVARTGTTLVRRVRGYVEVAADAGRGFDELSRNLPAHRSVLSDWAGAAPELVMVRERLRDWRFYDGFRADGGAPSRRPQVGTRTPVLADDGADLAAAVQTILETGTDDLARAVADAFDGATVSVSVTDGLFDLQLHQRGMLRPLRSAEISDGTLRFLLWAAALLSPQPPSLMVLNEPETSLHPDLVRPLAALVGQVATRTQVVVVTHSPTLRQCLGAAPLGSDEDTWEIELFKDWGETKVTDQGLLTTPPWDWGQR; encoded by the coding sequence GTGCTCCAGACAGTCGCGATCCGCGGTTACCGCTCGCTTCGCGAACTGGTGCTGCCGCTGCGCCGTCTCACCGTCGTGACCGGTGCCAACGGCACCGGCAAGTCGTCGCTCTACCGTGCGCTGCGACTGTTGGCCGACTGCGGCCGTGGCGAGGTGATCGCATCCTTCGCCCGCGAAGGAGGGGTCGAGTCGGCGCTGTGGGCCGGCCCCGAGAACCTCGCAGGCGCCCGCCGCACCGGGGCCGCTCAGGGCGGGCGGCGAACCCGCCCTGTCTCGATCGAACTCGGCTACGCCGCAGACGATTTCGGTTATCTGATCGACCTGGGGCTGCCACAGGCAAGGAAAACCGCATTCGCGCGCGACCCGGAAGTCAAACGCGAACTGGTCTTCGCCGGACCGGTCGCCCGCACCGGCACCACCCTGGTGCGCCGGGTACGTGGTTACGTCGAGGTGGCCGCCGACGCCGGACGCGGATTCGACGAGCTCAGCCGCAACCTGCCGGCGCACCGCAGTGTGCTGTCCGACTGGGCCGGCGCGGCACCGGAGCTGGTGATGGTGCGGGAACGTCTGCGGGACTGGAGATTCTACGACGGCTTTCGGGCCGACGGCGGTGCTCCGTCGCGCCGGCCGCAGGTGGGCACGAGGACCCCTGTGCTGGCCGACGACGGTGCCGACCTCGCCGCAGCGGTCCAGACGATCCTCGAGACCGGCACCGACGACCTCGCCCGTGCGGTGGCCGACGCGTTCGACGGCGCCACCGTCTCGGTGTCCGTCACCGACGGGTTGTTCGATCTGCAGTTGCACCAACGGGGCATGCTTCGTCCGCTGCGCAGCGCCGAGATCTCCGATGGCACATTGCGTTTCCTGCTGTGGGCGGCGGCTCTGCTGAGCCCACAACCGCCGTCACTGATGGTGCTCAACGAGCCGGAGACGTCCCTGCACCCTGATCTCGTCCGCCCGCTGGCTGCACTGGTCGGACAGGTCGCGACACGAACCCAGGTCGTGGTCGTCACGCATTCCCCCACGTTGCGCCAGTGCCTCGGCGCCGCACCGCTGGGCAGCGACGAGGACACGTGGGAGATCGAGCTCTTCAAGGACTGGGGCGAGACCAAGGTGACCGACCAGGGCCTGCTCACCACCCCGCCGTGGGACTGGGGACAGCGCTGA
- a CDS encoding DNA polymerase IV, whose amino-acid sequence MSAQHPSWILHVDLDQFLASVELQRHPELVGLPVIVGGSGDPTEARKVVTCASYEAREFGVHAGMPLRAAARRCPEATFLPSDSAAYDAASEQVMALLRDLGHPVEVWGWDEAYVGADVDDPVALARRIQEVVTAGTGLSCSVGISDNKQRAKVATGFAKPAGVYALTDDNWMSTMGDRGVEALWGVGPKTSKKLAAMGITTVADLAATDPAVLTSAFGPTTGLWILLLAKGGGDDTVSAQPWVARSRSHVVTFPQDLTDRAEIDTAVVDLAQRTLVEVLAQQRIVTRVAVTVRTNTFYTRTKIRKLLSPTTAADTIVDTALEVLDLFELDRPVRLLGVRLELAMTDAPATVVTATH is encoded by the coding sequence ATGAGCGCGCAGCATCCGTCGTGGATCCTGCACGTCGACCTCGACCAGTTCCTGGCTTCGGTGGAGCTGCAGCGCCATCCCGAACTCGTCGGCCTCCCGGTGATCGTCGGCGGCAGCGGCGACCCCACCGAAGCCCGCAAGGTCGTCACCTGCGCGTCCTACGAGGCCCGCGAGTTCGGCGTACACGCGGGCATGCCACTGCGCGCCGCCGCCCGCCGGTGTCCCGAAGCCACCTTCCTGCCTTCGGATTCGGCTGCCTACGACGCAGCCTCCGAGCAGGTGATGGCCCTGTTGCGCGACCTGGGTCACCCCGTCGAGGTGTGGGGATGGGACGAGGCCTACGTGGGCGCCGACGTGGACGATCCGGTGGCGCTCGCCCGGAGAATCCAGGAGGTGGTCACCGCCGGGACGGGCCTGTCGTGCTCGGTCGGCATCAGCGACAACAAGCAGCGGGCCAAGGTCGCCACCGGGTTCGCGAAGCCCGCGGGTGTCTACGCCCTCACCGACGACAACTGGATGTCGACGATGGGCGACCGAGGCGTCGAGGCACTGTGGGGCGTGGGACCCAAGACCTCCAAAAAGCTTGCCGCCATGGGTATCACGACCGTCGCCGATCTGGCGGCGACAGATCCTGCGGTGTTGACATCGGCGTTCGGTCCCACCACCGGGCTGTGGATCCTGTTGCTGGCCAAAGGAGGTGGCGACGATACGGTGAGTGCCCAGCCGTGGGTGGCGCGGTCCCGCAGCCACGTCGTCACCTTCCCGCAGGATCTCACCGATCGGGCCGAGATCGACACGGCCGTCGTCGATCTGGCGCAGCGCACATTGGTGGAGGTCCTCGCACAGCAGCGGATCGTCACCCGGGTTGCCGTCACGGTGCGGACCAACACGTTCTACACCCGCACCAAGATCCGCAAGCTGCTCTCGCCCACGACTGCCGCCGACACCATCGTCGACACCGCACTGGAAGTGCTCGATCTCTTCGAACTGGACCGGCCGGTCCGGCTGCTGGGCGTTCGCCTGGAGCTGGCGATGACCGATGCACCGGCCACCGTTGTCACCGCCACCCACTAA
- a CDS encoding NADPH-dependent FMN reductase — MSDASGSKVLVLVGSLRAASVNRQLAELAIESAPAGATLTLFDRLGELPFYNEDIDNESVDESVVALREAAAASDAALVVTPEYNGSIPGVLKNAIDWLSRPFGDGALKDKPMAVIGAAFGQYGGVWAHDETRKSFGIAGPRVVDDLDLSIPAASLDGKHPRENAEVVERLRDIVGKLVAEIG, encoded by the coding sequence ATGTCAGACGCGTCAGGTAGCAAAGTACTTGTTCTGGTCGGGAGCCTGCGGGCGGCGTCGGTCAACCGCCAACTCGCCGAGCTCGCGATCGAGTCGGCTCCGGCAGGCGCGACGCTGACGCTCTTCGATCGGCTCGGCGAACTGCCGTTCTACAACGAGGACATCGACAACGAGTCGGTGGACGAATCCGTCGTGGCGCTTCGCGAGGCGGCTGCGGCATCCGATGCCGCGCTCGTCGTCACGCCTGAGTACAACGGCAGCATCCCCGGCGTGCTGAAGAACGCCATCGACTGGCTGTCACGGCCGTTCGGTGACGGTGCGCTCAAGGACAAGCCGATGGCAGTGATCGGCGCGGCGTTTGGCCAGTACGGCGGCGTCTGGGCGCACGACGAGACACGCAAGTCGTTCGGCATCGCCGGGCCGCGGGTCGTCGACGACCTGGACCTGTCCATCCCGGCGGCGTCGCTGGACGGCAAGCATCCGCGGGAGAACGCCGAGGTCGTCGAGCGGTTGCGCGACATCGTCGGCAAGTTGGTCGCCGAGATCGGCTGA
- a CDS encoding homocitrate synthase gives MNARFATGYLATPQCFAAHVDGPIPRALREEADMKPFDQFVDDYAPASGPLRLGQWSCTDADRPSGRLGPQARNYEATLALGDRIGTSRAAACGPVAALTEMLHARGVAVEMTAFHQVPAGDNTATFVCGSGRGRTEWAMGWSHDPVESSLRAVIACANRLLAEAG, from the coding sequence ATGAACGCTCGATTCGCCACTGGATACCTCGCGACGCCGCAGTGCTTCGCGGCGCACGTGGACGGTCCGATACCGCGTGCTCTGCGTGAGGAGGCCGACATGAAACCTTTCGACCAGTTCGTTGACGACTACGCACCGGCCAGCGGTCCGCTGCGGTTGGGGCAGTGGTCCTGTACCGATGCCGACCGGCCGTCCGGGCGGCTGGGCCCGCAGGCCCGCAACTACGAGGCGACACTGGCACTCGGCGACCGGATCGGCACCTCGCGCGCCGCGGCGTGCGGGCCCGTCGCCGCACTGACCGAGATGCTGCACGCGCGCGGGGTTGCCGTCGAGATGACTGCCTTCCATCAGGTGCCCGCCGGTGACAACACCGCGACGTTCGTCTGCGGCAGTGGCCGCGGCAGGACCGAGTGGGCGATGGGGTGGTCCCACGATCCCGTCGAGTCGTCGCTGCGCGCGGTCATCGCCTGCGCCAACCGACTGCTGGCCGAAGCGGGTTAA